A region from the Lycium barbarum isolate Lr01 chromosome 8, ASM1917538v2, whole genome shotgun sequence genome encodes:
- the LOC132606496 gene encoding uncharacterized protein LOC132606496 isoform X1, whose product MLKWLLAGLPSAILKCKWAKFIKPSTRDQRVLYQVIWGLTLKNLVDEKDKKVKELQDDIAAVIFTPQSKMGKMLMAKCRTLQEEIEEIGTRLMKKSQNADLKSEFEGYCYLLKKKKKKKVNLKVNFLSSCFRKYLSFPFDWARISCLLLVLLGSTGWFGPTGILDMIHVVIILVRIF is encoded by the exons ATGCTCAAATGGCTTCTCGCAGGACTTCCATCGGCAATCTTGAAGTGCAAATGGGCCAAATTTATCAAGCCCTCAACTCGAGACCAAAGGGTCCTCTACCAAGTAATATGGGGGCTAACCCTAAAG AATTTGGTTGATGAGAAGGATAAGAAAGTGAAGGAGTTGCAGGATGACATTGCTGCAGTCATTTTTACCCCACAAAGCAAAATGGGCAAGATGCTAATGGCTAAATGTAGGACACTGCAGGAGGAAATTGAAGAGATCGGAACCAGGCTAATGAAG AAGTCTCAGAATGCTGATCTCAAAAGTGAATTTGAAGGTTactgttaccttctcaaaaaaaaaaaaaaaaaaaaagtgaatttgaaGGTTAATTTTCTCTCCAGTTGCTTTAGAAAATATCTCTCTTTTCCTTTTGATTGGGCTAGGATTTCTTGCTTGCTGCTAGTCTTATTGGGATCGACTGGTTGGTTTGGTCCAACAGGTATTCTGGATATGATCCATGTGGTGATAATATTGGTGAGGATATTTTAA
- the LOC132606496 gene encoding FKBP12-interacting protein of 37 kDa-like isoform X2 has translation MFWSAVRDLRVQLKPLSMQNLVDEKDKKVKELQDDIAAVIFTPQSKMGKMLMAKCRTLQEEIEEIGTRLMKKSQNADLKSEFEGYCYLLKKKKKKKVNLKVNFLSSCFRKYLSFPFDWARISCLLLVLLGSTGWFGPTGILDMIHVVIILVRIF, from the exons ATGTTCTGGTCTGCAGTTCGGGACCTTAGAGTTCAACTCAAGCCGCTATCTATGCAG AATTTGGTTGATGAGAAGGATAAGAAAGTGAAGGAGTTGCAGGATGACATTGCTGCAGTCATTTTTACCCCACAAAGCAAAATGGGCAAGATGCTAATGGCTAAATGTAGGACACTGCAGGAGGAAATTGAAGAGATCGGAACCAGGCTAATGAAG AAGTCTCAGAATGCTGATCTCAAAAGTGAATTTGAAGGTTactgttaccttctcaaaaaaaaaaaaaaaaaaaaagtgaatttgaaGGTTAATTTTCTCTCCAGTTGCTTTAGAAAATATCTCTCTTTTCCTTTTGATTGGGCTAGGATTTCTTGCTTGCTGCTAGTCTTATTGGGATCGACTGGTTGGTTTGGTCCAACAGGTATTCTGGATATGATCCATGTGGTGATAATATTGGTGAGGATATTTTAA